The Niveibacterium umoris genome includes the window CTTGTCGGTGGTGTAGCCGAGCACGCCCTTCATCGGGCCTTCCGACGCGGCCTTCACGGCTGCGCAGATTTGTTCGTACGTGGCCGACTTTTCGAGTTCCACGGTCAGGTCGACCACGGACACATCGGAGGTCGGAACGCGGAAGGCCATACCGGTCAGCTTGCCCTTGACTTCCGGGATCACCACGCCGACAGCCTTGGCAGCGCCGGTCGACGACGGGATGATGTTTTCCAGGATGCCGCGGCCACCGCGCCAGTCCTTGTTCGACGGGCCGTCAACGGTCTTCTGGGTGGCGGTAGCAGCGTGCACCGTGGTCATCAGGCCGCGCTTGATGCCGAAGTTGTCGTTGATGACCTTGGCGATCGGGGCCAGGCAGTTGGTGGTGCAGGAGGCGTTCGAAATGATGTCCTGGCCCGCGTAGGTCGTGTGGTTCACGCCGTACACGAACATCGGGGTGTCATCCTTCGACGGAGCCGATTGAACAACCTTCTTGGCGCCGGCAGCGATGTGCTTCTGGCAGGTTTCCTTGGTCAGGAACAGGCCGGTCGATTCGACGACCACGTCCGCACCGACTTCGTCCCACTTCAGTTCGGCCGGATCCTTGACAGCGGTCAGGCGGATCTTCTTGCCGTTGACGATCAGGGTGTTGCCTTCGACCGACACTTCACCTTTGAAGCGGCCGTGCACCGAGTCGTACTTCAGCATGTATGCGAGGTAGTCGGGCTCGAGCAGGTCGTTGATGCCAACGATTTCGATGTCAGAGAAGTTCTGAACGGCAGCGCGGAAAACCATACGGCCGATACGGCCAAAACCATTGATACCAACCTTGATCGTCATTGTTTTCTCCTGGTAAAGGGGGTAGTGCTATGTCCCTGAACGACTGCCGCGTTGCGCGCGACCGGCACCGGACCGGGGGAGTCCATGTGCGCCTAAGAAATCACATCGACTTTACAGCAGCGCTTCGACTGCCTTTTTGACGTAATCGGGGGTAAACCCAAAATGTTTGAACAATTCGCCAGCCGGAGCGGACTCTCCGAAGCTGTCCATGCCGATTACGGCGCCGTTTGAGCCCACATAACGGTACCAATGGGCTGAAACACCGGCTTCGACAGCCACTTTCGGCAGGTTTACAGGCAAAACTGCGGCTTTGTAGGCGGCGTCCTGCTTGTCGAACTGATTGGTGCTGGGCATCGACACGACACGCACCGGGATGCCCGCTTCGGCGAGTTGCTTCTGCGCCGTCAGTGCGAGTGCGACTTCCGAACCCGTGGCCATGATCACCGCCTTGGCGCCTTCGGCGTCGGAGAGCACATAGCCGCCGCGGCGGATGTCTGCGATCTGCTGGGCGCTGCGTGCGACGAAGGGCAGGTTCTGGCGCGACAGCGCGAGCACCGTCGGGCCGTCGGCACGCTCCAGCGCGTTGATCCAGCCGGCCGCGGTTTCCACCGTGTCGCAGGGGCGCCAGACATCCAGGTTCGGGATGATGCGCAGGCTGGCGACATGCTCAACCGGTTGGTGCGTCGGGCCGTCTTCGCCGAGGCCGATCGAATCATGCGTGTAGA containing:
- the gap gene encoding type I glyceraldehyde-3-phosphate dehydrogenase, translated to MTIKVGINGFGRIGRMVFRAAVQNFSDIEIVGINDLLEPDYLAYMLKYDSVHGRFKGEVSVEGNTLIVNGKKIRLTAVKDPAELKWDEVGADVVVESTGLFLTKETCQKHIAAGAKKVVQSAPSKDDTPMFVYGVNHTTYAGQDIISNASCTTNCLAPIAKVINDNFGIKRGLMTTVHAATATQKTVDGPSNKDWRGGRGILENIIPSSTGAAKAVGVVIPEVKGKLTGMAFRVPTSDVSVVDLTVELEKSATYEQICAAVKAASEGPMKGVLGYTTDKVVSTDFRGEANTSVFDAEAGIALDGTFVKLVAWYDNEWGYSNKVLEMVRVVSK